From a region of the Paenibacillus sp. R14(2021) genome:
- a CDS encoding ferredoxin: MSKFTWVEKDTCIACGACGATAPDIYDYDDEGLAEVIYGSDGNHGNTEIPSDLYDDLQDAADGCPTDSIKIADTAFNY, from the coding sequence ATGTCGAAGTTTACTTGGGTTGAGAAAGATACATGTATTGCTTGCGGAGCTTGCGGCGCAACAGCACCGGACATTTACGACTACGACGATGAGGGTCTTGCAGAGGTTATATACGGAAGTGACGGCAACCACGGTAACACTGAAATTCCTTCCGATTTGTATGATGATTTGCAAGATGCGGCAGACGGCTGCCCTACGGACTCCATCAAAATCGCAGATACGGCTTTCAACTACTAA
- a CDS encoding DUF294 nucleotidyltransferase-like domain-containing protein — protein sequence MSDPVRAKLLTDVGTCADVAALRGLRDQIHAHMKALLSEQPIEQFYTDLNEVHDALIRRAIALSEEQMARMGLGSPPVPYTYLLFGSGGRQEQTLSSDQDSGLIYGDPQDETKRQETSHYYRKLSMTIVQTLQAVGYPPCEGEVISSNPVWCQSLSEWKAKLNLWFSDPDWERVRYLLIVADCRLISGQASMLQELKGHFFSDMLENQLIVQHMLNNTMRHKVLVGVFGQLFKEQYGEDAGSLDLKYGAYIPMVNAIRLLSIQAGIRETSTLMRIQQLTVSGVFTERDGLAYADAFRLILRLRLMTTAKNDEGFYSNNGKLPNAKLTKELIDELKNGLRVVKKLQKRVQSKPWAGSR from the coding sequence ATGAGCGACCCGGTCCGTGCGAAGCTGCTTACAGACGTCGGCACTTGCGCCGATGTTGCAGCGCTACGCGGCTTGCGGGATCAAATCCACGCGCATATGAAAGCTCTGCTCTCCGAGCAACCGATTGAACAATTTTATACGGATCTGAATGAGGTGCATGACGCATTAATTCGGCGTGCTATCGCCCTCTCAGAAGAGCAAATGGCACGGATGGGGCTTGGTTCCCCACCCGTGCCTTATACGTATCTATTGTTCGGCAGCGGAGGCAGACAGGAACAAACGTTGTCCAGCGATCAGGACAGCGGCTTGATTTACGGCGATCCCCAGGATGAGACAAAGCGTCAGGAAACGTCTCATTATTATCGCAAGCTCTCGATGACGATTGTACAAACGCTGCAGGCAGTCGGTTATCCGCCGTGCGAGGGTGAAGTCATCAGCTCCAATCCCGTGTGGTGCCAATCATTATCGGAGTGGAAAGCGAAGCTGAACCTCTGGTTCAGCGATCCGGATTGGGAAAGGGTTCGTTATTTGCTCATCGTGGCAGACTGTAGATTGATTTCGGGTCAAGCATCGATGCTGCAGGAGCTGAAGGGTCATTTTTTCTCGGATATGCTCGAAAATCAACTCATCGTGCAGCACATGCTGAATAATACGATGCGCCACAAAGTATTAGTGGGGGTATTTGGTCAGCTGTTCAAGGAACAATACGGTGAGGACGCGGGAAGTCTTGATTTGAAATACGGCGCTTATATTCCCATGGTGAACGCCATTCGGTTGTTAAGCATACAAGCCGGCATCCGGGAAACGTCAACGTTAATGCGGATCCAGCAGCTGACGGTTAGTGGAGTTTTCACCGAAAGAGACGGTCTTGCCTATGCGGACGCTTTCCGGCTGATTCTTCGCTTAAGGCTGATGACAACGGCCAAGAACGACGAGGGGTTCTATTCCAACAATGGAAAGCTGCCGAACGCCAAGCTGACAAAGGAATTAATCGATGAGCTTAAGAACGGCCTTCGCGTCGTGAAGAAGCTTCAGAAACGGGTTCAAAGCAAACCATGGGCAGGCTCTAGGTAA
- a CDS encoding DNA polymerase IV, whose translation MTKEQGTAAPKGRVILHLDMNAFYCSVHEAEEPHLYKGKPTAVAGSVEQRKGIIVTSSYTARSKGIKTGMTVREGLRRCPDLILIRPDFNLYRTYSRGFMSIARQYTPLVEAVSIDECYLDITGSSAFGEPLEIARAIQERIQTEWNLPCSIGIAPNKLLAKMASDMNKPNGFTVLRIRDVPNLLWDKPCDTLFGIGRKTAEKLIKLNIRTIGQLAAVDESMLVKHFGVIGSWMKAAAYGHDHGEVSAERERNKSIGHTTTLPKDVTGREEAHRILLNLADQTGRRMRHQKMMAATVQIVIRRPDMTTFNRSVTLDSPTDSASDIHREACKLFDRYWKPGEPVRLLGITLQNLTLQTETAVQLDLFDYNEQPRKAALTKTMDMLRDKFGEDAVLTAGMLGDDPSTLIRNKRIRGTSLQRDEHMLYSDE comes from the coding sequence ATGACGAAGGAACAAGGGACTGCGGCTCCCAAGGGCCGTGTCATTCTTCATTTGGACATGAATGCTTTCTATTGTTCCGTTCATGAAGCGGAGGAGCCTCATTTATATAAAGGAAAACCGACAGCGGTTGCAGGAAGCGTAGAGCAGCGGAAGGGCATTATTGTAACCTCCTCGTATACCGCGCGTTCGAAGGGCATCAAAACGGGGATGACCGTTCGGGAAGGACTGCGGCGCTGCCCGGATCTGATTCTCATCCGTCCCGATTTCAATCTCTATCGCACCTACTCGCGCGGCTTTATGTCCATTGCAAGACAATATACACCGCTCGTTGAAGCGGTATCGATCGATGAATGCTACCTGGACATTACTGGCTCATCAGCGTTCGGAGAGCCTCTTGAAATCGCGCGCGCCATTCAGGAGCGCATTCAAACCGAATGGAATTTGCCCTGCTCGATTGGCATTGCGCCGAATAAGCTGCTGGCCAAGATGGCTTCTGACATGAATAAGCCAAACGGGTTCACTGTGCTGCGCATTCGGGACGTGCCTAACCTGCTCTGGGACAAGCCATGCGATACCTTATTCGGCATAGGCCGCAAGACGGCAGAGAAGCTGATCAAGCTGAATATTCGAACGATCGGACAGCTGGCAGCAGTCGATGAAAGCATGCTTGTCAAGCATTTTGGCGTCATCGGCTCGTGGATGAAGGCTGCCGCGTACGGCCATGACCATGGAGAAGTATCTGCGGAGCGGGAGCGCAACAAGTCGATCGGCCATACGACGACGCTGCCTAAGGATGTGACCGGACGTGAGGAGGCTCATCGGATTCTGCTGAATTTGGCGGACCAGACCGGCAGGCGGATGCGTCATCAGAAAATGATGGCCGCTACGGTTCAGATCGTCATCCGCAGGCCGGATATGACGACGTTCAATCGATCGGTTACGCTTGATTCACCTACCGATTCTGCCTCTGATATCCATAGAGAGGCTTGCAAGCTGTTTGACCGCTATTGGAAGCCGGGAGAGCCCGTCAGACTGCTCGGCATCACGCTCCAAAATCTTACGCTGCAGACCGAAACCGCGGTTCAGCTGGACCTGTTCGATTACAATGAACAGCCTCGTAAGGCAGCTTTGACGAAGACAATGGACATGCTAAGAGACAAGTTCGGCGAGGATGCCGTGCTTACGGCAGGCATGCTCGGAGACGATCCCTCCACGCTAATTCGGAACAAACGAATTCGGGGGACATCCTTGCAAAGGGATGAGCATATGTTATATAGTGATGAGTGA
- a CDS encoding zinc metallopeptidase, protein MFFHPMDFLIIIAFLLSLWAQFRVRGTFNRWAEVQTMSGLTGYQAARMMLDRNDLHDVPVEAVPGTLSDHYDPIHRVVRLSEHVYYENSISAISVACHEVGHAIQHKVHYPMLALRHRIFPVVNFASGFAPFLLLAGFLFHATGLIGLGIIFFSCAVAFQLVTLPVEFNASNRAREIMVAEGFISNEEERGVAKVLNAAALTYVAAALISLLELIKYIMIFTQSRE, encoded by the coding sequence ATGTTTTTTCACCCAATGGATTTCCTAATCATTATCGCCTTTCTACTATCGCTCTGGGCGCAGTTCAGAGTTCGGGGCACGTTCAACCGCTGGGCGGAAGTGCAGACGATGAGCGGTCTAACCGGCTATCAAGCCGCTCGCATGATGCTTGACCGAAACGATTTGCACGATGTACCCGTTGAAGCCGTGCCTGGCACGCTCTCAGACCACTACGACCCCATTCATCGCGTCGTAAGGCTGTCGGAGCACGTTTACTACGAGAACTCCATATCGGCCATTTCCGTCGCGTGTCACGAGGTCGGCCATGCGATCCAGCATAAAGTACATTATCCGATGCTGGCGCTTCGCCACCGGATCTTCCCGGTCGTGAATTTCGCTTCTGGGTTCGCACCATTCCTTCTGCTTGCGGGCTTCTTGTTCCACGCAACCGGATTGATCGGACTCGGCATTATTTTCTTCTCCTGTGCGGTAGCCTTCCAGCTTGTAACACTGCCGGTAGAATTCAATGCCAGCAACCGCGCTCGTGAAATCATGGTAGCTGAAGGATTTATCTCGAATGAAGAAGAACGCGGCGTCGCCAAAGTATTGAATGCCGCAGCGCTGACTTATGTCGCGGCTGCATTGATTTCGCTGCTTGAGCTTATTAAGTACATCATGATCTTTACGCAAAGCCGAGAATAA
- a CDS encoding ammonium transporter encodes MVKKLILSLGALSLLFPAMVFADDPSAATLNMGLNSIWVLVAAILVILMQGGFILLESGSTRMKNAGHIAGKTIFTLGLCTLIYWAVGYAFAFGAENTGTAISHVIGSGDFLFSPAKAAGDGVGLPPTIFFTFQLAFAAVSLSIAWGGFAERAKLSAYLVFTVLFTALIYPVISHWIWSADGWLFTKGAQDYAGSTVVHLTGAIAAFAATVLLKPRIGRFNKDGSANEILGHNQVFGALSVLILWVGWFGFNAGSALGVGDGFFGYVAFNTQLGAAGGAVAALLISWLVNGKADITTTLNGALAGLVAITATCAFVEPWAAVVIGLLAGVLVFFSTKFFEKIKVDDPIYALSVHGAAGVWGTLANGIFATDELAAKLNVGKGGLIDTGSWHQLWVQLESVVVCGGYVLVASFILLGIMKVVMGLRVTEEQEIIGLDLSEHGTFGYPEQMKKAQQNM; translated from the coding sequence GTGGTCAAAAAGTTGATTTTGTCTTTAGGTGCTCTATCGTTGTTATTTCCTGCAATGGTTTTTGCGGACGACCCATCAGCAGCAACGCTAAACATGGGGCTTAACTCGATTTGGGTACTCGTTGCAGCCATTTTGGTTATCTTGATGCAAGGCGGATTTATCCTTCTGGAATCCGGTTCGACACGGATGAAAAATGCGGGTCATATCGCAGGTAAAACCATTTTCACATTAGGTCTTTGTACCTTGATTTACTGGGCTGTAGGTTATGCTTTCGCCTTCGGTGCCGAAAACACGGGTACGGCAATCAGCCACGTGATCGGCTCTGGCGACTTCTTGTTCTCGCCTGCTAAAGCAGCCGGTGACGGCGTAGGTCTTCCACCGACGATTTTCTTTACATTCCAATTGGCTTTCGCAGCTGTATCGCTTTCCATCGCCTGGGGCGGTTTTGCAGAGCGCGCTAAGCTTTCCGCTTACCTCGTATTCACGGTATTGTTCACAGCACTAATTTATCCAGTTATTTCCCACTGGATTTGGAGTGCAGACGGTTGGTTGTTCACAAAAGGTGCGCAAGACTATGCAGGTTCGACGGTTGTTCACTTGACAGGTGCAATTGCGGCATTCGCAGCAACGGTATTGTTGAAACCGCGTATCGGCCGCTTCAATAAAGACGGCTCTGCAAACGAGATTCTCGGTCATAACCAAGTATTCGGTGCATTGTCCGTTCTGATTCTGTGGGTAGGTTGGTTTGGATTCAACGCAGGCAGCGCACTTGGCGTAGGCGACGGTTTCTTCGGTTACGTTGCGTTCAACACGCAGCTTGGCGCAGCAGGCGGCGCGGTTGCAGCGCTTCTGATCTCTTGGCTCGTAAACGGCAAAGCTGACATCACGACAACGTTGAACGGTGCGCTTGCCGGTCTAGTAGCCATCACAGCAACTTGTGCATTCGTAGAGCCTTGGGCTGCGGTAGTCATTGGTCTGCTTGCAGGTGTACTCGTATTCTTCAGCACGAAATTTTTCGAGAAAATTAAAGTCGACGACCCGATCTATGCGCTTTCGGTACACGGCGCTGCAGGCGTATGGGGTACACTAGCTAACGGAATCTTCGCAACAGATGAGCTGGCTGCGAAATTGAATGTTGGTAAAGGCGGTCTGATCGACACGGGCAGCTGGCACCAATTGTGGGTACAGCTTGAATCCGTAGTCGTTTGCGGCGGTTACGTGCTTGTGGCTTCCTTCATCCTGCTTGGCATTATGAAAGTGGTTATGGGTCTTCGCGTAACGGAAGAACAAGAGATCATCGGTCTTGACCTTTCCGAGCACGGAACGTTCGGCTACCCGGAGCAAATGAAAAAAGCACAACAAAACATGTAA
- the cimA gene encoding citramalate synthase: MANTISVFDTTLRDGTQGEGISLSADDKIKIAQKLDLLGVHYIEGGNPGSNSKDIEFFQRAKGLKLNAKLTAFGSTRRKNSIAEQDSSLLRIVESGVPAATLVGKSWDFHVHTALQTTLEENLSMIYDSFAFLKSKGVEAIFDAEHFFDGYKHNPEYALSVLRKAQDAGADWIVLCDTNGGTLPSEIHEIVSRVSSELHAPLGIHTHNDCELAVANTLAAVQAGVRQVQGTINGYGERCGNANLCSILPTLQIKMDYRCVSDEQLQSLTQTARYVSEIANVHMPVAQPYVGNAAFAHKGGIHVSAIMKDSKTYEHIRPELVGNKQRILVSELAGQSNIISKAQELGLDINANNEKTKQIMEQIKDLEHQGYQFEGADASLELLLRDAFGEMKEIFRLESLKMIVEKTNGSSMNAEAIVKVNVDGQTIYMAAEGNGPVNALNNALRKALEQFYPVINDFHLSDYKVRVIDEKDATAAKVRVLMESTDFKNTWNTVGVSSNVIEASWEALVDSIRYALLNSLKISMQDEPREQLGLVNH; this comes from the coding sequence ATGGCAAATACGATCTCCGTTTTTGATACGACATTGCGAGATGGCACACAAGGAGAAGGCATCAGTCTTTCCGCAGATGACAAAATCAAAATCGCACAGAAGCTTGATTTGCTTGGCGTTCATTATATTGAAGGCGGAAACCCGGGAAGCAACAGCAAGGACATTGAGTTTTTTCAACGCGCGAAGGGGCTTAAGCTGAATGCCAAGCTGACGGCTTTCGGCAGCACAAGACGGAAGAACAGCATCGCCGAGCAGGACAGCAGTCTGCTTCGGATCGTCGAATCGGGCGTCCCAGCAGCAACACTTGTTGGCAAGTCATGGGATTTCCATGTGCATACGGCGCTGCAGACGACGCTGGAAGAGAACCTGTCGATGATTTATGACTCTTTTGCATTCCTGAAGAGCAAAGGCGTCGAGGCGATCTTCGATGCGGAGCATTTCTTCGACGGGTACAAGCATAACCCGGAATACGCGCTGTCCGTGCTTCGCAAAGCACAGGATGCCGGCGCGGATTGGATCGTCCTCTGCGATACGAACGGCGGCACGCTGCCTTCTGAAATCCATGAGATCGTCTCTCGCGTATCTTCCGAGCTGCACGCTCCGCTTGGCATTCATACACATAACGACTGCGAGCTGGCGGTTGCAAACACGCTTGCCGCGGTACAAGCCGGCGTCCGACAGGTGCAGGGCACCATCAATGGCTATGGCGAACGCTGCGGCAACGCGAATCTTTGCTCGATTCTTCCCACGCTGCAAATCAAGATGGATTACCGCTGCGTCAGCGACGAGCAGCTGCAGTCACTCACCCAAACGGCACGTTATGTAAGCGAGATTGCTAACGTGCATATGCCGGTCGCTCAGCCTTATGTCGGCAACGCGGCATTCGCACACAAAGGCGGCATCCACGTCTCTGCCATCATGAAAGATTCCAAAACTTACGAGCATATTCGCCCTGAACTGGTCGGCAACAAGCAGCGTATCCTCGTGTCCGAGCTTGCCGGGCAAAGCAATATCATTTCCAAAGCGCAGGAGCTTGGCCTTGATATCAATGCTAACAACGAGAAAACCAAACAGATCATGGAGCAAATCAAGGATCTGGAGCATCAAGGCTATCAATTCGAAGGTGCCGATGCTTCCCTCGAACTGCTGCTCCGCGATGCCTTCGGCGAAATGAAGGAGATCTTCAGACTCGAATCCTTGAAGATGATTGTGGAGAAAACAAACGGCAGCAGCATGAACGCCGAAGCGATCGTCAAAGTAAATGTCGATGGACAAACCATCTACATGGCCGCAGAAGGCAATGGTCCGGTCAATGCGCTGAACAACGCACTTCGCAAAGCGCTTGAGCAGTTCTATCCGGTGATCAACGACTTCCACTTGTCGGATTACAAGGTTCGCGTCATCGACGAGAAAGACGCCACCGCCGCCAAGGTCCGCGTATTAATGGAGTCGACGGACTTCAAGAATACATGGAATACCGTGGGCGTTTCGAGCAACGTCATTGAAGCAAGCTGGGAGGCGCTGGTCGACAGCATTCGCTACGCGCTCCTGAACAGCTTGAAGATCAGCATGCAGGACGAACCCCGCGAACAGCTCGGACTCGTCAACCATTAA
- a CDS encoding MFS transporter, whose product MNHQTTKSRRSASRPGKLRTTESGSVSNAKQAQNQKKAKGKWLAYSALASVPLVLVLGNSMLVPILPDMERELGISSFQASLVITLFSVAAGLIIPVSGYLSDRYSRKAVILPSLALYGLAGIAAGFAAVMHHYGFLIASRALQGIGAAGTSSIAMALVGDMYKDGNESEALGIIEASNGAGKVVSPVIGSLLALIIWYAPLFAFPLFCAASFAAMLWLIKEPPKDETQPSLPIKQYVKDIFKVFREKGRWLLAAYLSGSLGLFILFGVLFHLSNLLEDPPYKIDGVAKGAILAIPLLFLVITAYVTGRRIKNNGILMRALMIIGLAVMSGALAAAAFLHQNLYVLIGFAALSSVGTGLLLPCLNTLITGSVERQQRGMVTSLYNSLRFLGVAFGPPLFGWLAKNSDTLLYGVVSALSLGALLLIIFLVHPSKQAGDAS is encoded by the coding sequence ATGAATCATCAGACGACCAAATCCCGGCGTTCGGCAAGCCGTCCAGGAAAGCTGCGCACCACAGAATCCGGCAGCGTATCGAACGCTAAACAAGCGCAGAATCAGAAAAAGGCTAAAGGCAAGTGGCTGGCATACAGCGCTCTCGCCTCGGTTCCACTTGTACTCGTGCTTGGAAACTCTATGCTAGTTCCGATCCTGCCGGATATGGAGCGAGAGCTCGGCATTTCCAGCTTTCAGGCAAGCCTCGTCATTACGCTATTTTCGGTCGCAGCCGGTCTCATTATCCCTGTCTCCGGTTATTTATCCGATCGTTACTCGCGCAAAGCTGTCATCCTGCCTTCTCTTGCCCTCTATGGGTTAGCCGGCATTGCCGCAGGATTCGCGGCCGTCATGCATCATTACGGATTCCTGATCGCCTCAAGGGCACTGCAGGGGATAGGCGCTGCCGGAACCTCTTCGATCGCAATGGCACTGGTCGGCGATATGTACAAGGACGGTAACGAGAGCGAAGCCCTCGGAATTATTGAAGCCTCGAACGGCGCAGGCAAAGTGGTAAGCCCCGTAATCGGCTCACTACTCGCACTTATTATCTGGTATGCGCCATTATTTGCATTTCCGCTATTCTGTGCAGCCTCATTCGCCGCTATGCTGTGGTTGATCAAAGAACCTCCCAAAGATGAGACGCAACCGTCGCTTCCCATAAAACAATACGTAAAAGACATTTTCAAGGTGTTTCGTGAGAAGGGGCGCTGGCTGCTGGCTGCGTACTTATCGGGCTCACTGGGCCTCTTCATCCTATTCGGCGTCTTATTCCATCTGTCTAACCTCTTGGAGGACCCGCCGTACAAGATTGACGGCGTCGCCAAAGGAGCTATACTGGCGATTCCGCTGCTATTCCTCGTCATCACCGCCTATGTAACCGGCCGCCGTATCAAGAACAACGGTATCCTCATGCGCGCCTTAATGATCATCGGTTTGGCTGTCATGAGCGGCGCGCTTGCCGCAGCAGCCTTCTTGCATCAGAACTTGTATGTTTTGATCGGCTTTGCCGCGCTCAGCAGTGTTGGCACCGGCCTGCTGCTCCCCTGTTTAAATACGCTCATTACTGGCTCCGTGGAACGCCAGCAACGCGGCATGGTGACTTCCTTATACAACAGCCTTCGATTTCTTGGAGTCGCATTTGGCCCCCCGCTGTTCGGCTGGCTTGCCAAAAATTCGGATACGCTTCTGTACGGCGTCGTATCGGCACTCTCTCTTGGCGCATTGCTCCTTATTATTTTTCTCGTGCATCCGTCCAAGCAGGCCGGAGACGCTTCCTAG
- a CDS encoding Mov34/MPN/PAD-1 family protein, whose product MHVPGKSTTPNRVVLTPASFLQLTTLCLEALPNEICGALSGQFAPVSSVQADAGFELHVSGVISIANAAADPSKQFVFDPSEWVRALYDIQKNRQSLVGFFHSHPHSTPVPSPSDLKGMVYSAEGISYWILSPQPGGSSVNLQPYWYQDGGFTPLMLA is encoded by the coding sequence ATGCACGTACCAGGTAAGAGTACCACTCCCAACCGTGTTGTATTGACACCAGCATCTTTTCTTCAGCTAACGACACTTTGTCTAGAAGCTCTTCCCAATGAAATATGCGGCGCTCTATCCGGTCAATTCGCCCCCGTTTCCAGTGTACAAGCAGATGCCGGCTTCGAACTCCATGTGTCGGGTGTTATCTCGATCGCTAACGCCGCAGCGGATCCAAGCAAGCAATTTGTATTTGACCCCTCGGAATGGGTGCGCGCGCTGTATGACATACAAAAAAACCGACAATCGCTTGTCGGCTTCTTTCACTCTCATCCGCATTCCACCCCTGTCCCTAGTCCTTCGGATTTGAAGGGCATGGTCTACAGCGCTGAAGGGATTTCCTATTGGATTCTGTCGCCTCAGCCTGGAGGAAGCAGTGTTAACTTGCAGCCTTATTGGTACCAGGACGGAGGCTTTACTCCGCTAATGCTTGCTTAA
- a CDS encoding MerR family transcriptional regulator: protein MKEVISLSETLLYRIGELSKLAGVSPRTIDFYTSTGLIEPEKRSPKNYRLYSDETLLRLKRIVQMKKDKYSLEEIKASMTGWSKVSSEEQVSGQLMELQIHLEQLQREVKAIEPVLNQLKPQQAKQVFKRLVPQTAACVEALMLLLNKGGFM, encoded by the coding sequence ATGAAAGAGGTGATTTCATTGTCCGAAACGCTGCTTTATCGGATTGGTGAGTTGTCCAAGTTAGCAGGTGTCAGTCCGCGTACTATTGACTTCTATACGTCGACCGGATTGATCGAACCAGAGAAGCGTTCACCGAAAAATTATCGCTTATACAGCGATGAAACCTTACTGCGGCTCAAACGTATAGTTCAAATGAAGAAAGATAAATATTCGCTCGAAGAAATAAAAGCCAGCATGACCGGTTGGAGCAAAGTATCGTCTGAGGAACAAGTATCCGGTCAACTCATGGAGCTTCAGATTCATTTAGAACAGCTGCAGCGCGAAGTGAAGGCCATTGAACCGGTCCTCAATCAATTAAAGCCTCAGCAGGCCAAACAGGTCTTTAAACGGCTTGTTCCTCAGACAGCTGCATGCGTCGAAGCTTTAATGCTGCTATTGAATAAGGGCGGATTTATGTAA
- a CDS encoding 3'-5' exonuclease: MKEQKGVGRMWHLYKMGGLTPAIASMMGAQNAQQMAFIRSMSKEQRKDSIMEQPLQEMEVVVFDLETTGFYPTNGDEIISFGAVLLKGDRLVEDQTFYSLVNPKRKVPKHITELTGITNEMTEDAPDLMQVLHDFMEFVGKRMLIAHASGHDKQFLNTALWRTSKVNLTHRVLDTMMVAKWLEPERTNYNLDDLLELSGIPITQRHHALADSLMTAKLWLNYLKRMLHRNVVTLGDLYAYLSKH, translated from the coding sequence ATGAAAGAGCAAAAAGGCGTGGGCCGAATGTGGCATCTCTACAAAATGGGCGGGCTAACACCTGCGATTGCATCTATGATGGGCGCGCAGAACGCACAGCAAATGGCTTTCATCCGTTCCATGTCCAAAGAACAGCGTAAGGATTCCATTATGGAACAGCCGCTGCAGGAAATGGAAGTTGTCGTATTCGATTTAGAGACTACGGGGTTCTACCCAACGAACGGGGACGAAATCATCTCCTTCGGCGCTGTCTTGCTTAAGGGCGACCGATTGGTAGAGGATCAAACTTTCTACAGCCTCGTGAATCCGAAACGGAAAGTGCCGAAGCATATTACGGAATTGACGGGCATTACGAATGAGATGACGGAGGATGCCCCGGATTTGATGCAGGTGCTGCATGATTTTATGGAATTCGTGGGCAAACGTATGCTGATCGCCCATGCCAGCGGACATGACAAGCAATTTCTGAATACAGCCCTGTGGCGTACATCCAAAGTGAATTTAACGCATCGTGTTCTCGATACGATGATGGTCGCGAAATGGCTGGAGCCAGAACGGACCAATTATAATTTGGACGATCTGCTCGAACTGAGCGGTATCCCGATCACGCAGCGGCATCATGCGCTTGCAGATTCGCTGATGACAGCGAAGCTGTGGTTGAATTACTTGAAGCGGATGCTTCATCGCAATGTGGTCACGCTGGGCGATTTATACGCATATTTAAGCAAGCATTAG
- a CDS encoding TlpA disulfide reductase family protein, translated as MKRSIVLLVIVLILAGAAVYQNKGKHSEVSAASSDMLPKPGYTAPTLNLPDLKDQNVAIGGKREKLLLVNFWASWCYPCEMEAPDMQALSQEYGDKLEIYGINATSVDKERQARAFVDEQKLTFPILMDRDGDAQKLYKINSFPISLLVDSNGVVRERIEGVISKSKWQGIIDKWITADVQEKSGL; from the coding sequence ATGAAACGTTCCATCGTTCTTCTTGTCATCGTGCTGATTTTGGCAGGTGCCGCGGTTTACCAAAATAAAGGAAAACATAGTGAAGTGTCCGCCGCTTCGTCCGACATGCTGCCGAAGCCGGGCTATACAGCCCCGACGCTTAATTTACCTGACTTAAAGGATCAGAATGTCGCCATCGGAGGAAAACGGGAGAAGCTGCTGCTCGTTAATTTCTGGGCTTCATGGTGTTATCCCTGCGAGATGGAAGCGCCCGATATGCAGGCCTTGTCCCAAGAATACGGCGATAAGCTTGAGATCTACGGTATTAATGCCACAAGCGTAGATAAAGAACGGCAGGCAAGAGCGTTCGTTGACGAGCAGAAGCTGACGTTCCCGATTCTCATGGACCGCGACGGTGATGCTCAGAAGCTGTACAAGATCAACTCGTTTCCGATCAGCTTGCTGGTGGACAGCAACGGCGTCGTGAGAGAGCGGATTGAAGGCGTGATCAGCAAATCGAAATGGCAAGGCATTATCGACAAGTGGATTACGGCTGATGTGCAAGAGAAGTCCGGCTTGTAG